In a single window of the Mesorhizobium shangrilense genome:
- a CDS encoding SRPBCC family protein: MDASTDRKQLRDDELLIERTFDAPVSLVFRIWESRDHMMRWLGPKDFTCTHLDLDFRPSGKWRACIASEQYGENWMGGEFKEIERDKRIVYSFAWDGTPAEPGMDTLITVTFREAGGKTVQSFHQTPFKSVESRDSHVSGWNECLDREQDYVEKLAKGEAA, from the coding sequence ATGGACGCAAGCACTGATCGCAAGCAGTTGCGTGATGACGAGCTTTTGATCGAACGCACCTTCGATGCGCCCGTGTCGCTGGTTTTCCGAATCTGGGAGAGCCGCGACCACATGATGCGCTGGCTGGGACCGAAGGATTTTACCTGCACACATCTGGACCTCGATTTCCGCCCCAGCGGCAAGTGGCGCGCCTGTATTGCGAGCGAGCAATACGGGGAGAACTGGATGGGCGGCGAGTTCAAGGAGATCGAACGGGACAAGCGGATCGTCTACAGCTTTGCCTGGGACGGGACGCCCGCGGAACCGGGCATGGACACGCTGATCACCGTCACCTTCCGGGAAGCAGGCGGCAAGACCGTGCAGAGTTTCCACCAGACGCCGTTCAAGTCGGTCGAGTCCCGCGACAGCCATGTCAGCGGCTGGAACGAGTGCCTCGATCGCGAACAGGACTATGTCGAGAAGCTGGCGAAGGGAGAAGCCGCATGA
- a CDS encoding glutathione S-transferase family protein: MITLTAFKWVPLMAQGLVRDLRVRWALEEAGLPYEVRLIDTDDQKSAAYRAMQPFGQVPVLEDKGLVLFESGAIVLHIAGKSDILMPRDDAGRARVAQNVIAALNSIEPFVQELAVIDLFHPEEAWAKERRPQAEAFLRSRLDDLETWLDDKQYLDGGFTAGDIMMTHVLRILRHTDLLDSYPKLKAYKERCEARPAFQRALKGQLDAFEAHAPDRQAA; encoded by the coding sequence ATGATTACGCTGACCGCGTTCAAGTGGGTGCCGCTGATGGCGCAGGGACTGGTGCGCGACCTGCGGGTCCGCTGGGCGCTGGAGGAAGCCGGGCTACCCTATGAGGTCCGCCTCATCGACACGGACGACCAGAAATCGGCAGCCTACCGAGCCATGCAGCCGTTCGGCCAGGTCCCGGTGTTGGAGGACAAGGGACTGGTCCTGTTCGAATCCGGCGCCATCGTGCTGCACATCGCCGGGAAAAGCGATATACTGATGCCGCGCGACGACGCGGGCAGGGCGCGGGTCGCGCAGAACGTCATTGCGGCGCTCAATTCGATCGAGCCTTTCGTCCAGGAACTCGCCGTCATCGACCTGTTCCATCCTGAGGAAGCCTGGGCCAAGGAGCGGCGTCCGCAGGCGGAGGCGTTTCTCCGTTCACGCCTGGACGATCTCGAAACCTGGCTGGACGACAAGCAGTATCTGGATGGCGGCTTCACCGCCGGCGACATCATGATGACGCATGTGCTGCGCATCCTGCGCCATACGGACCTGCTCGACAGCTACCCGAAACTGAAGGCCTACAAGGAGCGCTGTGAGGCGCGCCCGGCCTTCCAGCGTGCGTTGAAGGGGCAATTGGACGCCTTCGAGGCGCATGCGCCGGATCGTCAGGCGGCCTGA
- a CDS encoding TIR domain-containing protein, with protein sequence MDKPRLFLGSSGKQEKLLQALTRGLGDIARVEPWTTSFNPGTSTLERLLELTQEVDFAAFVFAQDDWTTSTPAASAQQGPGQASPRDNVVFEAGLFGGVLGMRRTFILHASGAKLPSDLLGLTCVRYPGEMTPSEMKAVNQKIRKAIENEGRVARIEGSWWHFSLTERTAREPDAVSLLKISRDRTGALDLTGRAWREDGRLSARYWSEAVREREGPAGVFFYWKGERPLDPNAPQLEGVGEIRLETEDRANGFFTIRADSEPHMTTRTAGVWWRAHPDDVGVLDGRDDQKRVALIAQQLAHWKAFRNA encoded by the coding sequence ATGGATAAGCCTCGGCTTTTTTTGGGTTCGTCCGGAAAACAGGAGAAGCTGCTACAGGCATTGACGCGTGGCCTCGGCGACATTGCGCGCGTCGAACCGTGGACGACATCCTTCAATCCCGGCACCTCCACGCTGGAGCGCCTGCTTGAACTCACCCAGGAGGTGGATTTCGCGGCGTTCGTCTTCGCCCAGGACGACTGGACGACGAGCACCCCAGCGGCTTCTGCCCAGCAAGGTCCGGGTCAGGCGTCGCCGCGCGACAATGTCGTGTTCGAGGCCGGGCTATTCGGCGGCGTCCTGGGGATGCGTCGAACCTTCATCCTCCACGCAAGCGGGGCAAAGCTTCCGAGCGACCTCCTTGGCCTCACATGCGTCCGCTATCCCGGCGAGATGACGCCGTCCGAGATGAAGGCGGTCAACCAGAAGATCCGCAAAGCAATCGAGAACGAGGGTCGCGTTGCGCGCATCGAAGGCTCATGGTGGCACTTTTCCTTGACGGAGCGCACCGCCAGGGAGCCCGATGCCGTCAGCCTTTTGAAGATCTCGCGCGATCGTACTGGCGCTCTCGATCTGACGGGTCGGGCGTGGCGAGAGGATGGACGTCTCTCTGCGCGATACTGGAGCGAGGCGGTCAGGGAGAGGGAAGGACCAGCAGGCGTCTTCTTCTATTGGAAGGGAGAGCGGCCCTTGGACCCGAACGCGCCGCAACTGGAGGGAGTAGGCGAGATTCGGCTGGAAACCGAGGACCGCGCAAACGGGTTCTTCACGATCCGTGCGGACTCGGAACCTCACATGACGACTCGGACGGCTGGCGTGTGGTGGCGCGCCCATCCAGACGACGTAGGCGTACTGGATGGTCGTGATGACCAGAAGCGAGTGGCGCTGATCGCACAACAGCTGGCGCATTGGAAAGCCTTCAGGAACGCCTGA